The proteins below are encoded in one region of Methanosarcina barkeri 3:
- a CDS encoding iron ABC transporter permease — translation METKQYTLTKEEVRNRYNKLIGKKVFFIFFLLFSIILVSGISASMGSANLSIWEIYSSILHRLFPAYFEPGWLADVCTWNLRLPRIFMGIVAGFGLGVAGCVTQAVLKNPLASPYTLGISSGAGFGASLAILTGISVAGGNYLVIGNAFLFALLCSFIILGLSNRKGATPETMILAGIAMMYLFAAMTTILQYFGEAEAVKEAVFWTVGDLDRSSWPKVTIILGILTCCLPLLIIKSPDLNLMAAGDETAASLGVNVKHTRIILMSITTLLVACIVCFTGTIGFIGLVAPHFTRIAVGGDNRFALPVSGLLGALLLTSADLVARRILAPIILPVGAITAFMGAPLFLYMIMKRKREYW, via the coding sequence TTGGAGACAAAACAGTATACGTTGACTAAAGAAGAGGTTAGAAACCGGTACAATAAGCTTATCGGAAAAAAGGTCTTCTTTATTTTCTTCCTCCTATTCTCAATAATTCTCGTATCAGGCATATCCGCCTCTATGGGATCTGCAAACCTATCTATATGGGAGATTTACTCTTCAATACTGCACAGGTTATTTCCAGCTTATTTTGAGCCGGGTTGGCTTGCCGATGTATGTACATGGAACCTCAGGCTTCCCCGCATATTTATGGGAATAGTTGCTGGTTTCGGGCTTGGGGTTGCAGGCTGTGTAACGCAGGCAGTACTCAAAAACCCTCTTGCAAGTCCCTATACGCTCGGTATATCTTCGGGTGCCGGCTTTGGGGCGTCTCTTGCAATCCTTACAGGCATAAGTGTTGCTGGAGGAAATTACCTTGTAATAGGCAACGCTTTCCTATTCGCACTATTATGTTCTTTTATAATCCTTGGATTATCAAATCGAAAAGGTGCAACGCCTGAAACCATGATTCTTGCTGGCATCGCGATGATGTATTTGTTTGCTGCAATGACAACAATCCTTCAATACTTTGGCGAAGCTGAGGCTGTAAAGGAAGCTGTATTCTGGACAGTAGGTGACCTTGATAGGTCCTCCTGGCCTAAGGTCACTATCATACTCGGCATACTAACATGTTGCCTCCCTCTGCTCATAATAAAGTCACCTGATCTCAACCTGATGGCTGCAGGTGATGAAACTGCAGCAAGTCTGGGCGTGAATGTCAAACATACCCGGATTATTTTAATGTCAATCACGACTTTGCTTGTTGCATGCATTGTGTGCTTTACTGGAACAATCGGATTCATAGGCCTGGTTGCTCCGCACTTCACGCGAATCGCAGTAGGAGGCGATAACAGGTTTGCTCTTCCGGTATCCGGCCTTCTTGGTGCGTTACTGCTGACTAGCGCAGACCTTGTAGCAAGAAGAATTCTGGCTCCAATAATTCTTCCTGTCGGAGCAATAACTGCCTTTATGGGCGCTCCGCTTTTTCTGTATATGATCATGAAAAGAAAGAGGGAATACTGGTGA
- a CDS encoding nucleotidyltransferase domain-containing protein produces the protein MQSEIVKIGLKELETKLTEFFSGEAHVVVAYLFGSIAREEASCLSDIDIAVLLDDSLTGKEAFNLQLRLIVDLGDLLKTKNVDLVVLNDSPLLLSFNIIRDGIILKSDERKRVGFETRIMSRYYDEQYYIERHMKRTIERMSKGRLK, from the coding sequence ATGCAGTCAGAAATTGTAAAAATAGGTTTAAAAGAACTTGAAACAAAATTGACAGAATTTTTCTCCGGTGAAGCCCATGTGGTGGTTGCTTACCTGTTCGGTTCAATCGCCAGGGAAGAGGCAAGCTGCCTTAGTGATATAGATATTGCTGTCCTTCTTGACGATTCACTTACCGGAAAAGAGGCTTTTAACCTTCAGCTGAGATTAATAGTTGATCTGGGAGACCTTCTGAAAACAAAAAATGTGGACCTTGTTGTACTCAATGACTCCCCTCTGCTTCTGTCATTCAACATTATACGCGATGGAATTATTTTGAAGTCCGATGAAAGGAAAAGAGTGGGTTTTGAGACACGGATAATGTCAAGATATTACGATGAGCAGTACTATATTGAAAGGCACATGAAAAGAACAATTGAAAGAATGTCAAAAGGCAGGTTGAAATGA
- a CDS encoding VOC family protein — protein MLTPRVIHFEIYAEDIARAKKFYQDVFGWKIERSEGSVEYWSVITGKGDEPGIDGGIMKRQGKEPKADTPISTYICTIGVPNLDEYLNRIQKHGGKITMEKKPIRGVGWYAYCLDTEKNIFGVMQPDASVR, from the coding sequence ATTCTCACGCCAAGAGTAATTCATTTTGAGATATATGCAGAAGATATTGCACGAGCTAAGAAGTTCTATCAGGATGTGTTCGGCTGGAAAATAGAGAGGTCGGAAGGTTCGGTAGAATACTGGAGTGTAATCACCGGCAAGGGAGACGAGCCGGGAATCGACGGCGGCATTATGAAAAGGCAGGGAAAAGAACCAAAAGCGGATACGCCAATAAGTACCTATATCTGCACAATAGGTGTCCCGAATCTCGATGAATACCTGAACAGGATACAGAAACATGGTGGCAAAATCACTATGGAAAAAAAACCAATACGTGGGGTCGGCTGGTACGCTTATTGCCTCGACACCGAAAAAAACATATTTGGGGTAATGCAGCCGGACGCAAGTGTTAGGTAA
- the htpX gene encoding zinc metalloprotease HtpX, protein MKRKWERDLGLQGRMIFTMFLLAAVYLFFLAFLSYNGTPPVFMMLFVGSFMAIQYFYSDRLVLWSTGAQIVSENEAPQLHGIITRLCAIADLPKPKVAIVRTQVPNAFATGRNQNNAVVAVTTGILDKLSPAELEAVLAHELTHVKNRDMAVMTIASFISTLAFYFVRNIIYFGGMGGDRRKDGGGILLVWLVSLAVWVVSFLLTRALSRYREYAADRGAAVITGQPSNLASALMKISGVMSRVPSEDLRSVEGMNAFFIIPAISGSSIMDVFSTHPSVEKRIAKLEKMQQDLG, encoded by the coding sequence ATGAAACGAAAGTGGGAACGGGATTTAGGACTTCAGGGACGGATGATTTTCACGATGTTTCTTCTGGCAGCAGTTTACCTTTTTTTCCTGGCGTTTCTTTCGTACAACGGGACTCCACCGGTATTTATGATGCTTTTTGTAGGCTCTTTCATGGCCATCCAGTACTTTTATTCGGACAGGCTGGTACTGTGGTCAACCGGCGCACAGATCGTTTCTGAAAACGAAGCCCCACAACTGCATGGGATAATTACACGGCTCTGCGCAATAGCTGATCTCCCAAAACCTAAGGTGGCAATTGTCAGGACTCAGGTTCCGAATGCTTTTGCAACGGGCAGGAACCAGAACAACGCTGTTGTTGCAGTTACGACAGGAATTTTGGATAAACTCTCTCCAGCCGAACTCGAGGCCGTGCTTGCTCACGAACTTACTCATGTAAAAAATAGGGATATGGCTGTCATGACAATTGCCAGTTTCATCTCAACCCTGGCTTTTTACTTTGTCCGTAATATTATCTACTTTGGAGGTATGGGAGGAGACCGGAGAAAAGATGGCGGAGGCATTTTGCTTGTCTGGTTAGTTTCACTTGCGGTCTGGGTTGTCAGTTTTCTACTTACTCGGGCCCTTTCCCGCTACAGGGAATATGCTGCAGACAGGGGTGCAGCCGTTATTACCGGACAGCCGTCGAACCTTGCATCAGCTCTAATGAAGATAAGCGGAGTCATGTCCAGAGTCCCGAGCGAAGACCTCAGGTCAGTAGAAGGAATGAATGCCTTTTTCATCATCCCCGCAATCTCGGGTTCGTCCATTATGGATGTTTTTTCCACTCACCCCTCTGTGGAAAAAAGAATAGCCAAGCTTGAAAAAATGCAGCAGGATCTGGGCTAA
- a CDS encoding class I SAM-dependent methyltransferase yields MEVKPQIREWWDNAEHDYDAIAAHGVHSEAEKKLWTEAITQLLGTGQKLKILDMGTGTGFLALLLAELGYDVTGADWAKSKLEKAKKKMEIAGSSVNFVVEDAENLSFEAEQFDAVVSRHLIWTLANPASAFKEWARVTKPGGKVLTDIPARHSHPGNHHFGGEIGKELPFYNGADPGELISMFEAAGLVNVSVKVFDKMMLVEGEKE; encoded by the coding sequence ATGGAAGTAAAGCCTCAAATTAGAGAATGGTGGGACAATGCAGAACACGATTACGATGCCATTGCAGCACATGGAGTTCATTCTGAAGCAGAAAAGAAACTCTGGACAGAAGCGATCACCCAGCTCCTTGGAACCGGGCAGAAATTAAAAATTCTGGATATGGGAACAGGCACCGGGTTTTTAGCTCTGCTGCTGGCTGAGCTGGGTTATGATGTCACAGGTGCAGACTGGGCAAAGAGTAAACTGGAAAAAGCAAAAAAGAAAATGGAGATAGCCGGAAGTTCCGTGAATTTTGTTGTGGAAGATGCCGAGAATCTCTCGTTTGAAGCTGAGCAGTTCGATGCGGTTGTCAGTAGACACCTGATCTGGACTCTTGCAAACCCGGCTTCTGCATTTAAAGAGTGGGCGAGAGTGACAAAGCCCGGGGGTAAGGTACTGACGGACATTCCGGCCAGACATTCTCATCCCGGAAACCATCACTTTGGAGGAGAGATAGGAAAAGAATTGCCTTTCTACAACGGAGCTGACCCTGGAGAGCTAATCAGCATGTTTGAAGCGGCAGGGCTTGTGAACGTATCTGTCAAAGTGTTCGATAAAATGATGCTTGTAGAAGGAGAAAAAGAATAA
- a CDS encoding GAF domain-containing protein has protein sequence MPKTVSNSAKNGDSRQKSYKYLSETALCNALEMAKELISVINKVPVTVFLWRPEKYWPAEFVSENIKKFEYTAEEFTSGKLLYGNIIHPDDLGMVERELSRRIEENYVDYSQEYRILTKSGEIRWVDERTFIEADENGTVKYLMGIVMDVTERKRKEKLLYIQRDLGIALSTSSSLNETLEKLLDSCLQIDEINAGGIYLIDEETGDMTLAIHLGFSPIFVEHASRYSVNSPNTKLVMIGQPVYKQHIDLLLTSRDDALRRENLRATAIIPIKSGRKVIAAFYLASSLELEFPDSVRTALETIATHFGVFISCIRLEEKLKECRNKRKF, from the coding sequence ATGCCTAAAACAGTTTCGAATTCAGCTAAGAACGGGGACAGTAGACAAAAATCATATAAATATTTAAGTGAGACGGCTTTATGCAATGCTCTGGAGATGGCAAAGGAGCTGATCTCGGTGATAAATAAGGTTCCTGTCACGGTTTTCCTCTGGAGACCAGAGAAATACTGGCCTGCTGAGTTTGTATCAGAAAACATAAAGAAATTCGAGTATACTGCCGAAGAATTTACATCCGGAAAACTTCTTTATGGCAATATCATACACCCTGATGACCTGGGAATGGTTGAAAGAGAACTCTCAAGAAGAATAGAAGAAAATTACGTGGACTATTCTCAAGAGTATCGTATCCTGACTAAGTCAGGCGAAATACGCTGGGTTGATGAAAGGACTTTCATTGAAGCCGATGAAAATGGGACTGTAAAGTACCTTATGGGAATAGTCATGGATGTTACTGAGCGGAAAAGAAAAGAAAAATTGCTCTACATCCAGAGGGATCTGGGCATCGCATTAAGCACTTCGAGTTCCCTTAACGAGACTCTTGAGAAACTACTGGATTCCTGCCTCCAAATTGATGAAATTAATGCCGGAGGTATTTATCTCATAGATGAAGAAACAGGAGATATGACGCTTGCAATTCACCTTGGTTTTTCCCCCATTTTTGTCGAGCATGCCTCTCGTTACAGTGTGAATTCCCCTAATACTAAACTTGTTATGATAGGACAACCGGTTTATAAACAACATATAGACCTGCTTCTCACTTCGAGAGATGATGCACTCAGGCGTGAAAACCTCAGGGCTACCGCAATTATCCCCATAAAATCAGGAAGAAAAGTCATTGCAGCTTTTTATCTTGCCTCGAGCCTTGAACTCGAGTTTCCAGATAGTGTACGTACTGCCCTCGAAACCATTGCGACGCATTTCGGAGTCTTCATTTCCTGTATCCGCCTGGAAGAAAAACTAAAAGAATGTAGAAACAAGAGAAAGTTTTAA
- a CDS encoding ABC transporter ATP-binding protein, which yields MKLKVNNVEFAYKSISVLENVSMELNRAEVLGIVGPNGTGKSTLIRCIDHILNPKRGSILLDGHNINKMSRMEIARKMGYVPQNLEGVFPASVIDTVLMGRRPYLGWKNSKEDLDCVLEVLELLGMMEFAMRDIKEISGGQQQKVLIARALAQKAIILLLDEPTSNLDIRHQLEVMEIIKNIVKNKGISAIMALHDLNLASRYADRIILMKDGKIFAVGNPTSVLTVENIKEVYGVRALVKDDGKNPYIIPLEPATS from the coding sequence GTGAAACTGAAGGTAAACAATGTTGAATTTGCTTATAAAAGTATATCTGTGCTTGAAAATGTATCAATGGAACTGAACCGCGCAGAAGTTCTTGGCATTGTAGGTCCAAACGGTACCGGAAAGTCCACCCTGATCCGGTGTATTGACCATATACTGAACCCGAAAAGAGGAAGCATATTACTGGACGGTCACAATATCAATAAAATGAGCAGAATGGAGATTGCAAGAAAAATGGGCTATGTGCCGCAGAATCTTGAAGGTGTTTTTCCTGCTTCTGTTATAGATACCGTTCTTATGGGCAGACGCCCTTATCTTGGATGGAAGAACAGTAAAGAAGACCTGGACTGTGTACTGGAAGTGCTGGAATTGCTTGGAATGATGGAGTTTGCCATGAGAGATATTAAAGAAATCAGCGGAGGTCAGCAACAAAAAGTACTTATCGCACGCGCACTTGCGCAGAAAGCAATCATCCTTCTTCTTGACGAGCCAACCAGCAATCTTGATATAAGGCATCAACTCGAAGTCATGGAAATTATAAAGAACATAGTGAAGAATAAAGGAATATCTGCAATAATGGCACTTCATGACCTGAATCTTGCTTCCAGATATGCCGATAGAATAATCCTGATGAAAGATGGCAAGATATTTGCCGTTGGGAATCCGACTTCAGTTCTCACCGTAGAAAATATAAAAGAGGTCTATGGTGTAAGAGCTCTTGTGAAAGATGATGGAAAGAATCCCTATATCATTCCACTAGAACCTGCAACAAGTTAA
- a CDS encoding carbohydrate kinase: MNENSHPLHIKPIKALTFGEALFDIIKGSAHLGGAPLNLAAHLAKLGAKPAVITAVGRDQLGKKLLSQAEAMGIDISYILIDKKRPTGTVTVELQAEGIPVFKINKGVAWDEITPDEKEFEALSKEEWEVFCFGTLAQRSEENRKTLQRLFSEIKAKYFFYDVNLRTENYKKEWILSSLKHTTILKLNEEEASIISSFLSSTAGTCKPFTSYKAFCHLITENYPEISVICISRGPRGAAVYHKGVYEEVGTTPVEVADTVGAGDAFSAGFLYTYLSGYGVSKAASIACILGTYVASKSGAVPEYSKELMEELKAQGLNLSLIKI, from the coding sequence ATGAATGAAAATTCTCACCCCCTCCACATTAAGCCAATTAAAGCCCTTACTTTCGGGGAAGCCCTTTTTGATATTATCAAAGGTTCAGCCCACCTTGGAGGAGCTCCGTTGAACCTTGCAGCCCACCTTGCAAAATTGGGAGCAAAACCGGCTGTAATCACGGCGGTCGGAAGGGATCAACTCGGAAAAAAACTACTTTCCCAGGCTGAAGCAATGGGAATTGACATTTCTTACATCTTAATTGATAAAAAGAGGCCCACAGGAACGGTTACTGTCGAACTTCAGGCTGAAGGAATCCCGGTTTTCAAGATTAACAAAGGTGTTGCCTGGGATGAGATTACGCCGGACGAAAAAGAGTTTGAGGCTCTTTCAAAGGAAGAATGGGAGGTTTTTTGTTTCGGGACCCTTGCCCAGAGATCGGAAGAAAACCGAAAAACCCTTCAAAGGCTGTTTTCGGAAATAAAAGCAAAATATTTCTTCTATGATGTAAACCTGAGGACAGAAAATTACAAAAAAGAATGGATACTGTCTTCGCTCAAACACACAACGATTTTGAAGCTGAATGAGGAAGAAGCCTCAATTATTTCCAGCTTCCTTTCCAGCACTGCCGGCACCTGCAAACCTTTTACTTCTTACAAAGCTTTCTGCCACCTAATTACCGAAAATTATCCTGAAATTTCCGTTATCTGTATCTCAAGAGGGCCCAGAGGAGCTGCGGTTTACCATAAAGGAGTTTATGAGGAAGTAGGAACCACTCCTGTCGAAGTTGCAGACACCGTCGGAGCCGGAGATGCCTTTTCCGCAGGTTTTCTTTACACATATCTCTCAGGATACGGAGTTTCAAAAGCCGCTTCAATTGCCTGCATTCTTGGAACATATGTTGCATCAAAATCAGGTGCGGTGCCCGAATATTCAAAAGAGCTAATGGAAGAACTCAAAGCTCAAGGATTAAACCTTAGCTTGATCAAAATCTGA
- a CDS encoding DUF3303 domain-containing protein, giving the protein MLLLDITTFDPKNTTELFKRWEKVESMDFPKGLKVINQWFDAGGGRVITLFDVETVKDYLAYNLPFTDLCQIDVFPVIEADDVKKSIIYRMEKLSYLEIGQYKN; this is encoded by the coding sequence ATGTTGTTGTTAGACATAACAACCTTTGACCCTAAGAATACTACAGAGCTATTTAAACGATGGGAAAAGGTAGAAAGTATGGATTTTCCAAAAGGGTTGAAGGTCATCAATCAGTGGTTTGATGCAGGAGGAGGGCGTGTGATAACTCTGTTTGACGTAGAAACTGTCAAAGACTATCTGGCTTATAATTTGCCGTTTACTGATTTATGCCAGATTGATGTTTTTCCCGTCATAGAAGCCGATGATGTTAAAAAGTCCATAATATATCGGATGGAAAAATTGAGTTACCTAGAAATTGGACAGTATAAAAATTGA
- a CDS encoding ABC transporter substrate-binding protein: MKIEFLVGMVIGLILLTLPAFASDSLNSSDSINASDPLNSSVSANVSNSANVSNSANVSNSANVSDSVNLSDSETASNVTLSVLGNSNGDETIDVKDVEYTESIILGSKNQTQFADATCDNNINILDVTKTELINLGKAKELTLVDGAGRQVNVSLPVKRIVPTDYRTTETLLALGTGDMIVGVDKAFHERMAEFGLLDLPEVGVHGKSVNYEMVLTLKPDIVLLPLSQAENANQIADNLPNTSIVVMGLSSKKTIYSDLTTMGFVLGKEKEANELLNWMQGYENLVKERTKDLKTNDMPTFYYEYMSEGEDKWQLITPNDPSAGQVAERTGGSNIATGLAGNSVEVDPEWVIEKNPDFMFADLMKGFDSGPGKTEEDMKVLLAKVLSNRPGFEKVNAVKNHRVYLIDRDIIGGPRWVIGHIYFAKCMHPELFKDISPEEINKEYLKKFHNIEVPGTWAYPE; this comes from the coding sequence ATGAAAATAGAATTCCTGGTTGGAATGGTCATTGGTTTGATTCTTCTTACATTACCCGCATTTGCATCGGATTCTCTAAATTCATCCGACTCTATAAACGCATCTGACCCCTTAAACTCATCTGTTTCTGCGAATGTATCTAATTCTGCAAATGTATCCAATTCTGCAAATGTATCTAATTCTGCGAATGTATCCGATTCTGTGAATCTGTCTGACTCTGAAACTGCATCGAATGTCACACTCAGCGTTCTTGGAAATTCGAATGGAGACGAGACCATAGATGTGAAAGATGTGGAGTATACTGAAAGCATCATTCTGGGCTCTAAAAACCAAACGCAATTTGCAGATGCAACATGTGATAACAATATCAACATACTTGATGTAACTAAAACCGAGCTGATTAATCTTGGAAAAGCGAAAGAGCTTACTCTTGTTGACGGAGCTGGCAGGCAGGTAAATGTAAGTCTGCCTGTAAAAAGGATCGTCCCCACGGACTATCGTACTACGGAAACTTTGCTTGCTCTCGGAACAGGAGACATGATTGTAGGAGTGGACAAAGCTTTTCATGAGCGTATGGCTGAGTTTGGACTTCTGGATCTTCCTGAGGTTGGAGTGCACGGAAAATCGGTTAACTACGAAATGGTTCTGACTCTCAAGCCCGATATAGTCCTGTTGCCTCTCTCGCAGGCAGAAAATGCCAACCAAATAGCCGACAATCTTCCTAATACCTCTATTGTTGTAATGGGCCTTTCCTCCAAGAAAACAATATACTCTGACTTAACAACTATGGGTTTTGTCCTGGGGAAAGAAAAAGAAGCAAATGAACTCCTCAACTGGATGCAGGGCTATGAAAATCTCGTAAAGGAACGTACTAAAGACCTGAAGACCAATGACATGCCAACTTTCTATTATGAGTATATGTCAGAAGGAGAAGATAAATGGCAGTTGATAACCCCGAACGATCCCAGTGCAGGCCAGGTAGCTGAAAGAACAGGAGGGAGCAATATCGCCACAGGATTAGCCGGCAATTCTGTTGAAGTGGACCCTGAGTGGGTAATAGAGAAAAATCCTGACTTCATGTTTGCGGATTTAATGAAAGGATTTGACAGTGGTCCTGGAAAAACAGAAGAAGATATGAAAGTTTTGCTGGCGAAAGTCCTCTCAAACAGACCAGGGTTCGAGAAGGTAAATGCTGTGAAAAATCATAGAGTCTACTTAATAGATAGGGATATTATCGGAGGACCAAGGTGGGTAATAGGTCATATCTACTTTGCCAAATGCATGCATCCTGAGCTTTTTAAGGACATCAGTCCTGAAGAAATTAACAAAGAGTATCTTAAAAAGTTCCATAACATTGAGGTTCCCGGAACCTGGGCTTATCCGGAGTAA
- a CDS encoding DUF3344 domain-containing protein — protein sequence MFKKETLIKIGGTTPIVPLLPIGVLILLFTIAPLAAADPYLGGISLITANGTSGTVTGDLWFDAYPGFATSAQKTFTLPAYTDIEWARLYVDVYDGHMENNYRGNVTIDIDANGDNTYEIQKQETFDTAYSFPGLGGTGPVWLNDHLNRVTSDYLMWYDLTDEISGQTVNVQAATTKIDLSFDGRVKMITLVVAYNKDPCENCNVTHYWVAQGHDTDSYVTDEAGLPYTGNTTFDTSAVYTPGEANLTVLPLSSFNGNYTFNSDTEQLPWDNPHQGSYFQWQSWNVTDLISGNSYMTYGRNVTDTDRNYSGYFKVPLALLTVKDESLIYDFSDNTLGRAGICLFAYRDQASGLPPTVNNDPNNEFSTTEYNKIKYDDQSFQPDVTATEGKHAAHRFVFNVSCCSNVSNLDAINVTWNGKGYHDDPEADDGVNLYIWNGTGYETLATSNDEDEHILTGEKTTNLGNYINNDKVIVLAEQKYPDDGLGSHSTIETDYIKLVLKS from the coding sequence ATGTTTAAAAAGGAAACATTGATAAAAATAGGCGGCACAACGCCAATCGTCCCCCTGCTCCCCATAGGTGTACTGATACTATTATTTACGATTGCACCTCTTGCGGCGGCAGACCCATACCTCGGAGGAATTTCCCTCATAACTGCGAACGGAACATCCGGGACAGTAACCGGAGACCTGTGGTTTGATGCTTATCCCGGGTTTGCCACATCCGCACAAAAAACGTTTACTCTACCTGCTTATACCGACATTGAGTGGGCCAGGCTCTACGTTGATGTTTATGACGGACACATGGAAAACAACTACCGGGGCAATGTGACTATCGACATAGATGCAAACGGGGACAACACTTATGAGATCCAAAAGCAAGAGACCTTCGATACTGCTTACTCGTTCCCAGGTTTAGGCGGGACTGGTCCAGTCTGGTTAAACGACCACCTGAACCGTGTGACAAGCGACTACCTGATGTGGTACGACCTCACAGATGAGATCAGTGGGCAGACCGTGAATGTGCAGGCTGCAACCACAAAAATCGATCTTTCCTTTGACGGCCGGGTAAAGATGATTACCCTGGTGGTGGCATACAACAAAGATCCCTGTGAAAACTGTAACGTAACTCATTACTGGGTGGCTCAAGGCCATGACACGGACTCATATGTGACAGATGAAGCAGGGCTTCCTTACACCGGGAATACTACCTTCGATACGTCTGCCGTTTATACTCCCGGGGAAGCTAATCTTACTGTTCTCCCACTTTCGAGTTTTAACGGGAACTATACCTTCAATAGTGATACTGAGCAGTTGCCGTGGGACAATCCTCATCAGGGATCATACTTCCAGTGGCAGAGCTGGAACGTCACAGATTTAATTTCTGGAAACAGCTATATGACTTACGGCCGAAATGTGACTGATACTGATCGAAATTACAGCGGCTACTTCAAGGTCCCGCTTGCTTTGCTGACTGTAAAGGACGAATCCCTTATCTATGACTTCAGCGATAACACGCTGGGGAGAGCAGGAATATGTTTATTTGCGTATAGAGACCAGGCTTCTGGCTTGCCACCAACTGTCAACAATGATCCGAATAACGAATTCTCAACGACAGAGTACAACAAGATTAAATATGACGACCAGAGTTTCCAGCCTGATGTGACTGCCACCGAAGGCAAACATGCAGCGCACCGGTTTGTATTCAACGTAAGTTGTTGTTCCAATGTATCTAATTTAGATGCTATCAATGTAACTTGGAATGGTAAAGGTTATCATGACGATCCTGAAGCTGATGATGGTGTTAACCTCTACATCTGGAATGGAACTGGTTATGAAACATTGGCCACGTCTAATGATGAAGACGAACATATCTTGACTGGAGAAAAAACAACTAACCTTGGGAACTACATCAACAATGACAAAGTGATTGTGCTGGCGGAACAGAAGTATCCAGATGATGGTTTAGGTAGTCATTCAACTATTGAAACAGATTATATAAAGCTGGTACTTAAATCATAA
- a CDS encoding cohesin domain-containing protein encodes MKKSLWTELRREILFGICFAVLLVFAAVPCQAQQTTVSLNTTELVKGNTVYATVNIDNVENLDAGQFDLVFNPDVLKIVSVENGSIGSTEIPVQWSSVDSKTARVIFNLEGVSGVSGSGELAKIGFEVMSDGEGDLKISNGLLGNTEAKRIDTIWGDSKEDGKEENGKEENGKEENRKEAATKQAATPGFEVELSLIGLTAVACLARSKQR; translated from the coding sequence ATGAAAAAAAGTTTATGGACGGAGTTGAGGAGAGAAATTCTCTTCGGGATTTGTTTTGCTGTACTGCTGGTGTTTGCGGCAGTTCCATGCCAGGCGCAGCAGACGACTGTCAGCTTAAACACAACTGAGCTGGTAAAGGGAAATACGGTTTATGCAACCGTAAATATCGATAATGTTGAAAATCTTGATGCAGGACAGTTTGATCTGGTGTTCAACCCGGATGTCCTGAAAATTGTCAGCGTCGAAAACGGTAGTATTGGGAGTACGGAAATACCGGTACAATGGAGCTCAGTTGACAGCAAGACGGCAAGAGTGATCTTTAATCTGGAAGGAGTTTCCGGCGTCAGTGGATCTGGAGAACTGGCCAAAATCGGGTTTGAAGTGATGAGTGACGGAGAAGGAGACCTTAAAATTTCTAACGGGCTGCTAGGAAACACCGAAGCTAAACGTATCGATACCATCTGGGGAGATTCCAAAGAAGACGGAAAAGAAGAGAATGGAAAAGAAGAGAACGGAAAAGAAGAGAATAGAAAAGAAGCAGCTACGAAACAAGCAGCTACTCCCGGATTCGAAGTAGAGCTCTCTTTGATTGGTTTGACTGCAGTAGCCTGTCTGGCCAGGAGTAAACAGAGGTGA
- a CDS encoding HepT-like ribonuclease domain-containing protein has protein sequence MRQEIIDKLELLEEYITETFARKIEPAAGFRNVLVHMYAKVELDRLYENLQKGTEDMELFAEYIAQFLAKKNI, from the coding sequence ATGAGGCAGGAAATAATCGACAAGCTTGAACTACTTGAAGAGTACATAACTGAAACCTTTGCTCGAAAAATTGAACCTGCTGCAGGGTTCAGAAATGTGCTCGTACATATGTATGCAAAAGTAGAGCTGGATAGGCTTTACGAAAATCTTCAAAAAGGCACTGAAGATATGGAACTTTTCGCTGAATATATTGCTCAGTTTTTAGCTAAAAAGAATATTTAA